The following coding sequences lie in one Ictalurus punctatus breed USDA103 chromosome 16, Coco_2.0, whole genome shotgun sequence genomic window:
- the carm1l gene encoding coactivator-associated arginine methyltransferase 1, like, with product MGSSEEQSCFCVALSFLKDAEEDTELQVSKQIQHQDLTLKVNRETEDVTLTVEDGDGVCVFKFSIMRETECCRVGTQCFLVTAGCVSILLRFKTRTEFQTFHRTIRACTDSRRELSAFDQRTESSSALQYFQFYGCLSQQQNMLQDYLRTATYQKAILLNDVDFRDKVVLDVGCGTGILSFFAIQAGARKVYAVEASSVATYAEVLVRSNGLADRIVVLAGKIEEVSCPEKVDIIISEPIGYMLLNERMLESYLHSKKWLKPKGMMFPTFSDIHLAPFTDEQLYLEHHARSNFWLQTSFYGVNLSGLHPAAMDEFFRQPIVDTFEAQILMARSVKHSINFMGAKEEDLHRMEIPFVFKLMQSGLIHGLAFWFDVAFVGSRTTVWLSTAPHEPLSHWYQVRCLLQTPLFAKIGQTLSGQVLLIANKRQSYDIHITAVIDESGFKSGNTLDLKNPFFRYA from the exons ATGGGCAGCAGTGAGGAGCAAAGCTGCTTCTGTGTCGCTCTGAGCTTTCTGAAGGACGCAGAGGAAGACACTGAGCTGCAAGTGTCCAAACAGATACAGCATCAGGATCTCACACTGAAGGtcaacagagagacagaggatgTCACCCTTACAGTAGAGGACG gtgatggagtgtgtgtttttaagttCTCCATTATGAGGGAGACAGAGTGCTGTCGAGTGGGGACTCAGTGCTTCCTTGTAACTGCGGGTTGTGTGAGCATCCTGTTGAGGTTCAAGACGCGGACAG AATTTCAGACCTTCCACAGAACAATAAGGGCATGCACTGACAGCAGGAGAGAGCTGTCAGCATTCGACCAGAGGACAGAGAGCTCGTCTGCCCTCCAATACTTCCAG TTTTATGGCTGTCTTTCGCAGCAGCAGAACATGCTTCAGGATTACCTGAGAACAGCCACATACCAAAAAGCCATTTTACTGAATGACGTTGACTTCAGAGATAAA GTGGTGCTCGATGTTGGATGTGGAACAGggattttgtccttttttgcCATCCAGGCTGGAGCTAGGAAAGTGTACGCAGTGGAGGCCAGTTCCGTGGCCACATATGCAGAA GTGCTGGTGAGGAGTAACGGCTTGGCGGACAGGATCGTTGTGCTTGCTGGGAAGATCGAGGAGGTGTCCTGCCCTGAGAAAGTGGACATCATCATCTCAGAACCCATTGGCTACATGCTTCTTAATGAGAGGATGCTGGAGAGCTATTTACACTCCAAAAAATGGTTGAAGCCTAAAG gCATGATGTTCCCCACCTTCAGTGACATCCATCTGGCCCCATTTACAGATGAGCAGCTTTACTTGGAGCACCATGCACGCTCCAACTTCTG GCTCCAGACCTCTTTCTACGGGGTAAACCTGAGTGGACTCCATCCTGCAGCCATGGACGAGTTCTTCAGACAGCCGATTGTG GATACGTTTGAAGCTCAGATTCTAATGGCCAGGTCTGTAAAACACAGCATTAACTTTATGGGAGCAAAAGAAGAGGACTTGCACAG GATGGAAATTCCCTTTGTCTTCAAACTCATGCAGTCAGGACTGATTCATGGACTTGCGTTCTGGTTTGATGTGGCATTTGTAGGATCAAG GACAACAGTGTGGCTATCCACTGCACCGCATGAGCCACTGTCTCACTGGTACCAGGTCCGATGTCTCCTACAGACGCCTCTGTTTGCAAAAATAGGCCAGACCCTATCTGGACAGGTTCTACTGATTGCCAACAAGAG ACAGAGCTATGATATTCATATCACAGCCGTAATTGATGAGTCTGGCTTTAAATCTGGCAACACATTGGACCTTAAAAACCCTTTCTTCCG gtatgCTTGA
- the carm1l gene encoding coactivator-associated arginine methyltransferase 1, like isoform X1, with product MGSSEEQSCFCVALSFLKDAEEDTELQVSKQIQHQDLTLKVNRETEDVTLTVEDGDGVCVFKFSIMRETECCRVGTQCFLVTAGCVSILLRFKTRTEFQTFHRTIRACTDSRRELSAFDQRTESSSALQYFQQQNMLQDYLRTATYQKAILLNDVDFRDKVVLDVGCGTGILSFFAIQAGARKVYAVEASSVATYAEVLVRSNGLADRIVVLAGKIEEVSCPEKVDIIISEPIGYMLLNERMLESYLHSKKWLKPKGMMFPTFSDIHLAPFTDEQLYLEHHARSNFWLQTSFYGVNLSGLHPAAMDEFFRQPIVDTFEAQILMARSVKHSINFMGAKEEDLHRMEIPFVFKLMQSGLIHGLAFWFDVAFVGSRTTVWLSTAPHEPLSHWYQVRCLLQTPLFAKIGQTLSGQVLLIANKRQSYDIHITAVIDESGFKSGNTLDLKNPFFR from the exons ATGGGCAGCAGTGAGGAGCAAAGCTGCTTCTGTGTCGCTCTGAGCTTTCTGAAGGACGCAGAGGAAGACACTGAGCTGCAAGTGTCCAAACAGATACAGCATCAGGATCTCACACTGAAGGtcaacagagagacagaggatgTCACCCTTACAGTAGAGGACG gtgatggagtgtgtgtttttaagttCTCCATTATGAGGGAGACAGAGTGCTGTCGAGTGGGGACTCAGTGCTTCCTTGTAACTGCGGGTTGTGTGAGCATCCTGTTGAGGTTCAAGACGCGGACAG AATTTCAGACCTTCCACAGAACAATAAGGGCATGCACTGACAGCAGGAGAGAGCTGTCAGCATTCGACCAGAGGACAGAGAGCTCGTCTGCCCTCCAATACTTCCAG CAGCAGAACATGCTTCAGGATTACCTGAGAACAGCCACATACCAAAAAGCCATTTTACTGAATGACGTTGACTTCAGAGATAAA GTGGTGCTCGATGTTGGATGTGGAACAGggattttgtccttttttgcCATCCAGGCTGGAGCTAGGAAAGTGTACGCAGTGGAGGCCAGTTCCGTGGCCACATATGCAGAA GTGCTGGTGAGGAGTAACGGCTTGGCGGACAGGATCGTTGTGCTTGCTGGGAAGATCGAGGAGGTGTCCTGCCCTGAGAAAGTGGACATCATCATCTCAGAACCCATTGGCTACATGCTTCTTAATGAGAGGATGCTGGAGAGCTATTTACACTCCAAAAAATGGTTGAAGCCTAAAG gCATGATGTTCCCCACCTTCAGTGACATCCATCTGGCCCCATTTACAGATGAGCAGCTTTACTTGGAGCACCATGCACGCTCCAACTTCTG GCTCCAGACCTCTTTCTACGGGGTAAACCTGAGTGGACTCCATCCTGCAGCCATGGACGAGTTCTTCAGACAGCCGATTGTG GATACGTTTGAAGCTCAGATTCTAATGGCCAGGTCTGTAAAACACAGCATTAACTTTATGGGAGCAAAAGAAGAGGACTTGCACAG GATGGAAATTCCCTTTGTCTTCAAACTCATGCAGTCAGGACTGATTCATGGACTTGCGTTCTGGTTTGATGTGGCATTTGTAGGATCAAG GACAACAGTGTGGCTATCCACTGCACCGCATGAGCCACTGTCTCACTGGTACCAGGTCCGATGTCTCCTACAGACGCCTCTGTTTGCAAAAATAGGCCAGACCCTATCTGGACAGGTTCTACTGATTGCCAACAAGAG ACAGAGCTATGATATTCATATCACAGCCGTAATTGATGAGTCTGGCTTTAAATCTGGCAACACATTGGACCTTAAAAACCCTTTCTTCCGGTAG
- the LOC108276553 gene encoding caspase-3, which translates to MSVPILSKSSKSTARHNRALIVSVEKFSARAELEKRPGTKRDTKRLHAALSRRGFLVKILMDPDADEIIEAFKAESEQSVHSCFVGVLSSHGDNGVIFGSDGRPVKLAQIYSQFGGPNMAAKNKLFLVQACRGSELDDGVETDTSEDCGQCEYQCEYQSIPCDTVVAYATVPGYSAFMHPSGSVFIQTFCDLVEECEGWEITQFLTRLNRRVAFKFEARGNELKGKKEMPCFISRLTSDCYPFTNTLTVSATELLQGTHTTRKNSIS; encoded by the exons ATGTCGGTTCCCATTCTCAGTAAGAGCAGTAAGAGCACCGCTCGTCACAACCGGGCGCTCATCGTGTCGGTGGAGAAGTTCAGCGCACGTGCAGAACTCGAAAAGCGACCCGGGACAAAAAGGGACACGAAGCGCCTGCACGCGGCTCTGAGCCGCAGGGGCTTCCTCGTGAAAATCCTGATGGACCCGGACGCGGATGAGATCATCGAGGCATTTAAAGCAG AGAGTGAGCAGTCAGTGCACAGCTGTTTTGTGGGTGTGTTATCGAGTCATGGAGACAACGGAGTGATATTTGGATCAGATGGACGCCCTGTAAAACTTGCACAAATATACTCACAATTTGGAGGACCAAACATGGCTGCCAAAAACAAACTGTTCCTGGTCCAG GCTTGTCGGGGCAGCGAGCTGGATGATGGTGTTGAGACAGACACATCAGAagactgtggacagtgtgaaTATCAGTGTGAATATCAGTCAATCCCATGTGACACAGTTGTTGCTTATGCTACAGTTCCag gttaCAGTGCCTTCATGCACCCGAGCGGCTCGGTGTTTATACAGACGTTCTGTGATCTGGTGGAGGAGTGTGAGGGGTGGGAGATCACACAATTTCTGACTCGGCTGAATCGGCGTGTAGCCTTTAAGTTTGAGGCGAGAGGAAATGAGCTCAAGGGCAAAAAGGAGATGCCGTGTTTCATCAGCCGCcttacttctgactgttatcCATTCACCAACACGCTCACAGTTTCAGCCACAGAGCTGCTCCAAGGCACACACACTACTCGCAAAAACTCTATCAGCTGA